The following coding sequences are from one Helicoverpa armigera isolate CAAS_96S chromosome 2, ASM3070526v1, whole genome shotgun sequence window:
- the LOC135118417 gene encoding nudC domain-containing protein 3-like gives MSESPDLTKYDEVLTSILVNEKSILGFLSAVFGFLARRTDFYYVPKGPYENMGFPPGVAEELVIKVLRTCDPKTWKPANGQKALDLNNEIMCSTVAQEVEVVAENDGTEDEEATTGTEPTTSESVPKIEETKKQESAPKLEDTKKPSQEQVPPKSESSGAVTSTSKAFPEDYKPPEIPIQKNSDTYNGAEREKYLWAQNIMELDVTVKLPPDIKSSKDVKVTINSSDICVASRKGDVIIKDTLPYKIKTSDSFWSISEGKLLMHLEKVQERWWNKLLTSEESIDLDKIDCSRPLDDLPEDHVAKVREMQWNQERKMKGLPTSDEIRNIDILKKAWNAPGSPFMGQEFDPSVLSSSSNTLGPFSGSQ, from the exons ATGTCTGAATCTCCTGATTTAACTAAATATGATGAAGTGTTAACATCAATCTTAGTAAACGAAAAATCTATATTAGGCTTTCTCTCAGCAGTTTTCGGCTTTTTAGCCCGAAG GACTGATTTCTACTATGTACCAAAAGGTCCCTATGAAAACATGGGCTTTCCGCCAGGAGTGGCTGAGGAACTCGTAATAAAAGTCCTCAGAACATGTGACCCAAAGACATGGAAACCGGCAAACGGCCAGAAAGCTTTAGACCTTAACAATGAGATCATGTGTTCCACTGTAGCTCAAGAGGTGGAGGTTGTAGCTGAAAATGATGGAACGGAAGACGAGGAAGCCACTACGGGTACAGAACCTACAACTTCTGAATCTGTCCCTAAAATAGAAGAAACTAAAAAGCAAGAATCTGCACCAAAATTAGAAGACACTAAAAAGCCTTCTCAAGAACAAGTCCCGCCTAAATCGGAGTCATCTGGTGCTGTGACCAGCACTTCCAAAGCATTCCCAGAAGACTACAAACCTCCTGAAATACCAATACAAAAGAACAGTGATACTTACAATGGGGCTGAGCGGGAAAAATACTTGTGGGCACAGAATATTATGGAACTAG atGTCACCGTAAAGCTCCCTCCAGACATAAAGTCATCAAAAGACGTGAAAGTGACGATAAATTCCAGTGATATTTGTGTGGCCAGTCGGAAGGGAGACGTCATTATCAAGGACACATTGCCGTATAAGATTAAGACTTCGGACAGTTTCTGGAGTATCAGCGAAGGAAAACTATTGATGCATTTAG AAAAAGTTCAAGAAAGATGGTGGAATAAGCTGCTCACCAGTGAAGAATCCATTGACCTAGATAAAATAGACTGTTCTAGACCTCTTGATGATTTACCAGAAGACCATGTTGCTAAG GTTCGTGAAATGCAGTGGAATcaagaaagaaaaatgaaagGATTGCCAACAAGTGATGAAATACGTAACATAGATATTCTGAAGAAAGCGTGGAATGCACCAGGATCACCATTCATGGGACAAGAGTTTGACCCAAGTGTGCTCAGCAGTTCGTCAAATACTTTGGGACCGTTTTCTGGATCAcagtaa
- the LOC110378529 gene encoding zinc-type alcohol dehydrogenase-like protein SERP1785: MASLPKSMKAVGLYKYLPIEDEESLLDVEVNLPSVNESDVLIEVKATAVNPIDAKQRAPKSNIETTPRILGWDGAGIIVSKGDGVNLFNVGDEVFFTGDLRRSGTNAQYIAVDQFLVGKKPKNWTFEQAAAMALTSLTTFESIYDRLLLSEKDKGKSLLIINSAGGVGSVATQVGKNLGLRVIGTASRPETQAFTREYGADIVLNHAKDLIPQLEANGFSEGVDFILVNYDPAPYWDTLMKVIKPQGRICLIVDSSAPVDIRPLKDKSVTLVSEMMATRIKYNTEDRIRHHELMTEISKWMEEGKLKCTLKKTMGPINAANLREAHKLLEEKRLIGKLVLTGF; encoded by the coding sequence ATGGCTAGTCTACCGAAATCAATGAAAGCTGTTGGACTGTACAAATATTTGCCCATAGAAGATGAAGAAAGTCTTCTGGACGTAGAAGTGAATTTGCCAAGTGTTAACGAATCGGACGTGCTAATCGAAGTTAAAGCAACTGCTGTGAATCCTATTGATGCTAAACAACGCGCTCCTAAATCTAATATAGAAACTACTCCTCGTATCTTGGGATGGGACGGCGCGGGAATCATAGTCTCGAAAGGGGATGgagtcaatttatttaatgtcgGCGATGAGGTATTTTTCACCGGTGACTTGAGGAGAAGCGGTACGAATGCTCAATATATAGCCGTTGACCAGTTTCTAGTGGGTAAGAAGCCTAAGAACTGGACTTTTGAACAAGCTGCAGCTATGGCACTGACCTCGCTCACTACTTTCGAGTCTATTTATGATCGTTTGCTGCTCTCGGAGAAAGATAAAGGCAAATCTCTTCTGATCATCAACAGCGCTGGCGGAGTGGGATCGGTAGCCACACAGGTCGGTAAAAACCTGGGACTAAGAGTAATAGGCACTGCATCACGTCCTGAAACACAAGCTTTTACTCGAGAATATGGCGCAGATATAGTTCTCAATCACGCCAAAGATTTAATACCACAGCTAGAAGCTAATGGTTTCAGCGAAGGTGTGGACTTTATTTTAGTTAACTACGACCCAGCCCCTTATTGGGATACATTGATGAAAGTCATCAAACCTCAGGGTAGAATATGTTTGATTGTCGACAGCAGTGCTCCGGTAGATATTAGGCCATTGAAAGATAAAAGCGTAACTTTGGTATCAGAAATGATGGCGACTAGGATTAAGTATAATACCGAGGATAGGATCAGGCATCATGAACTTATGACAGAGATATCGAAGTGGATGGAGGAAGGGAAGTTAAAATGTACCCTGAAGAAGACCATGGGCCCTATCAATGCTGCTAACTTGCGAGAGGCTCATAAACTACTCGAGGAAAAACGTTTGATTGGAAAACTTGTGCTTACTGGATTCTAG
- the LOC135118418 gene encoding zinc-type alcohol dehydrogenase-like protein SERP1785: protein MNVITYISVIILVATTTHASQDNMFRLPKTMRAVGLYKYLPITDVNSLVDVEVALPSVQKSDVLVEVKATAVNPIDTKIRSPKPDIEASPRILGWDGAGVVVSKGENANLFNVGDEVFFTGDVRRNGSNAQYMAVDQYIVGRKPKNWTFEQAAAMPLTSLTAFESILDRLQLSEKDKGKSLLIINSAGGVGSVATQVGKNLGLKVIGTASRPETQAFTREFGADVVLNHTQDLVPQLEANGLGAGVDFILVNYDPVPYWDTLMKVIKPQGRICLIVDSSAPVDIRTLKDKSLTLVSEMMFTRVKYDTEDKVRQYEIFKTVSKWMEEGKLKCTLTKTMGPINAANLKEAHKLIESKKMIGKLVLSGF from the coding sequence ATGAACGTTATCACTTACATCTCAGTTATTATTCTGGTTGCAACCACTACACACGCTTCGCAAGACAACATGTTTCGCTTACCAAAAACAATGCGCGCCGTCGGGCTCTATAAATATTTGCCGATAACCGATGTCAACAGTCTAGTGGACGTGGAAGTGGCTTTACCGAGTGTTCAGAAATCTGATGTGCTAGTTGAAGTAAAAGCTACGGCAGTAAACCCTATTGACACTAAAATACGTTCTCCGAAACCAGATATTGAAGCATCACCTCGTATTTTGGGATGGGACGGCGCCGGAGTCGTGGTCTCGAAGGGAGAAAACGCTAATTTATTCAACGTTGGCGACGAAGTCTTTTTCACCGGCGACGTGAGGAGAAATGGATCCAACGCCCAATACATGGCTGTAGATCAATATATTGTGGGAAGAAAACCTAAGAACTGGACATTTGAACAAGCTGCGGCTATGCCACTCACATCACTTACTGCTTTCGAGTCAATTTTAGATCGTTTGCAGCTCTCAGAGAAGGATAAAGGCAAGTCTCTTTTGATCATCAACAGTGCCGGAGGAGTGGGATCAGTTGCGACGCAGGTCGGTAAGAACTTGGGACTGAAAGTGATCGGAACTGCGTCAAGACCCGAGACACAAGCATTTACACGTGAATTTGGGGCAGACGTTGTTCTTAACCACACTCAAGATCTGGTACCACAGCTGGAAGCTAATGGCTTGGGTGCAGGAGTCGACTTCATCTTAGTTAACTACGATCCAGTGCCATATTGGGATACACTGATGAAGGTTATCAAACCTCAGGGTAGAATATGTTTGATTGTCGACAGCAGTGCACCGGTAGACATTAGAACACTGAAAGACAAAAGTCTGACGTTGGTATCAGAAATGATGTTCACGAGAGTGAAGTATGATACTGAAGATAAAGTAAGGCagtatgaaatatttaagaCTGTATCGAAGTGGATGGAGGAGGGAAAGCTGAAATGCACCCTGACGAAGACGATGGGACCAATCAACGCTGCCAACTTGAAAGAAGCTCACAAATTAATAGAAAGCAAAAAAATGATTGGAAAACTAGTGTTATCAGGATTTTAA
- the LOC135118421 gene encoding zinc-type alcohol dehydrogenase-like protein SERP1785 yields MFRLPKTMRAVGLYKYLPITDVNSLVDVEVALPSVQKSDVLVEVKATAVNPFDTKQRAVKIGKEATPRILGWDGSGIVVSKGDNANLFNVGDEVFFTGEIMRSGSNAQYVAVNQYLVGQKPKNWTFEQAAAMPVTTLTTFEAIFDRLLLSEKDKGKTFWVINSAGGVGSVATQIGKNLGLKVIGTASRPETEAFTRKYGADIVLNHTQELIPQLEANGLVDGVDFILVNYDPAPYWDSIIKAVKPQGKICMLVESSASVDISALKDKSLTLVYERMFTRVNYNTEDRSRQYDIFKNVSKWMEEGKLKCNMTKTLSPINAANLREAHKLIEDKKIFGKLVLSGF; encoded by the coding sequence ATGTTTCGTTTACCAAAAACAATGCGCGCCGTCGGGCTCTATAAATATTTGCCGATAACCGATGTCAACAGTCTAGTGGACGTGGAAGTGGCTTTACCGAGTGTTCAGAAATCTGATGTGCTAGTTGAAGTCAAAGCCACAGCCGTGAATCCGTTTGACACTAAACAACGCGCTGTTAAGATAGGAAAAGAAGCAACGCCTCGAATTCTGGGCTGGGATGGCTCCGGAATCGTAGTGTCTAAAGGGGACAACGCAAACTTATTCAATGTTGGCGATGAAGTATTCTTTACTGGGGAAATAATGAGAAGTGGATCTAATGCACAATATGTAGCTGTCAACCAATATCTAGTAGGACAAAAACCAAAGAACTGGACATTTGAACAAGCCGCTGCTATGCCAGTGACTACGCTTACTACATTCGAGGCTATCTTTGATCGCTTGTTGCTCTCAGAGAAGGATAAAGGCAAGACTTTTTGGGTCATCAACAGTGCTGGAGGAGTGGGATCGGTCGCGACGCAAATTGGCAAGAACCTGGGACTTAAAGTAATAGGAACTGCATCACGTCCTGAAACTGAAGCTTTTACTCGCAAGTATGGGGCAGACATAGTCCTTAACCACACTCAAGAACTGATACCACAGCTGGAAGCTAATGGTTTGGTAGATGGAGTCGACTTCATTTTGGTGAATTACGATCCCGCGCCATATTGGGACAGTATAATCAAAGCTGTAAAACCTCAGGGAAAAATTTGTATGTTAGTGGAAAGCAGTGCTTCGGTAGATATATCAGCATTAAAAGATAAGAGCTTGACACTGGTGTACGAAAGGATGTTCACGAGAGTGAATTACAACACTGAAGATAGAAGCAGACAGTATGATATTTTTAAGAATGTATCAAAGTGGATGGAAGAAGGAAAGCTGAAATGTAATATGACCAAAACTTTGAGTCCAATCAACGCTGCCAACTTACGAGAGGCTCACAAATTGatagaagataaaaaaatatttggaaagcTAGTCTTGTCAGGATTTTAG